The genomic DNA CGCAGGTGGCGAAACCGCTGGTGCGGCCGTTGTACTCGTTGCACACCCCGTCGGGGGCGGTGCCGCAGTGCAGGGTGTTGGCCAGCTGGCCGCGGCCGTTGACCCCGGTCATGATGTCGGTCTCGCCGACGGACGGCCAGTTGGTGTAGTTGCCCCGGTAGGCGGCTCCGGTGGCCCGGAAGCCGGGCCAGTAGCCCAGGGGGGCGGCGACGTCGGGCTGCTTGAGCCGGGCGCTGAACCTGAGCAGCTCACCCGGTTTCGGCTCGAAGTCGGTGCGCTGGGTCTCGATCCGGCCGGAGGTCCAGTTTCCGGCACCGTCCTTGATCGCCTTGATGTTCAGGTTGCCGCCGCCGTCGAGGAAGACGTTGGCGGTCGAGGCGCTCATGGTCTCGACCTCGCCGGTGCCCCAGTTCGCGGCGCCGCCGGGATAGGAGGTGCCGGTGCGCAGGATCCAGCCGGCGGCCGAGGGGGAGGTGCCGGCCGGTCCGGTGAAGTCGTCCTTCCACACCTCGGTCCAGGTGCCGGGCTCCTCGGGCTCCCCGCCGGTGCCCAGCCGGCCGTAGATCTGGAACTCCCACAGGGAGTAGCCGTAGCCGGTGCCGCGGGCGGTGCCGTAGAGGCGGACGTATCGGCCGGTGCCGGTCACGTTCAGGGTCTGGGTGCCGCCGGTGCCGGTCGTGGTCGAGTAGACGTCGGTCCAGCTCGTGCCGTTGGCGGAGACCTGGAGCTTGAACGCCTTGCCGTACGCGGACTCCCAGGTCAGTACGGCACTGCTGATCGTCGCGGTGGCGCCCAGGTCGACCTGGAGCCACTGCGGATCGCTGAACGCGCTGGCCCACCGGGTGCCGGTCAGGTTTCCGTCGACCGCCGCCGCCGCGCTGTAGGCGGCGCCCTCGGACGACGAGGCCGTCGCCGTCCTGCCCTGTGACAGCAGCCCGTCGGCCGCCGCCGCCGGGCTGATGAGTGCCAGACCGGAAAGGACCAGGCTCGCCAGGGCGGCGATGACCAGGCCCGACCGGAACCGGCCCGAACTACGAGCTGGATGCACGATCTCTCCTTGAAAGGGGGGTGCCTGCCGCATCGAGGCGACAGGGGAGGGAGAGCGCTCTCCGTAACCGAGAGTGCTCCCGGAGATCGAGCAGTGTCAAGGCTCTTCCTTTCACCGGTTCGAAACGCGCTGCTCAAGCACCGGAAACCTCACCTCGGCCGTCATATCCCTCAGAAATCGTCTTTTCGCAGGGCGGAGACGCTCTCGGAGAGATGGGAGGCGCGGACCGCCCGTGTCGGAAGTGTGAACAGCAGGTTTCAGATCGAGTCAGCGCCTGCCTTGACAAGCCGCGACAGCGCGGGACAAGCTGAAAGGAGAGCGCTCTCCCATCCGCCGTTCCCAACGGTTCCCCCCACCAAGGAGAGGGCATGCACTCATCCCGAAGTCCAGTCAGGCTCCGCCTGGGACTGGTCGCCGCCACCCTCGTCGCGATGGTCGCGACCGGCCTGGCGATCATCAGCCCGGTCGCCGCGGCGGACACCCTGCTCTCACAGGGCCGGCCCGCCACCGCCTCCTCCACCGAAGGAGGTGGATACGGCGCCGGAGCCGCCTTCGACGGCAACAACGGCACCCGGTGGTCCAGCGCCGCCGCCGACCCGCAGTGGCTCCAGGTCGACCTGGGCGCCACCGCGACGATCAACCAGGCCGTCCTCAGCTGGGAGGGCGCGTACGGCAAGGCGTTCAAGCTCCAGGTCTCCGCCAACGGCACGAGCTGGACCGACGTCTACTCGACCACGACCGGCACCGGCGGCACCCAGACCCTGAACGTGACCGGCACCGGCCGATACGTCCGCCTCTACGGCACCGCCCGCGGCACCGGCTACGGCTACTCCCTGTGGGAGTTCAAGGTGTACGGCACCGGCGGCGCCGGGACCACCCCCAGGCCGAAGCCGACGTTCACCGACGAGGTGACGCACCACGAGTTCCAGGCCAACTGCTCGTGGACGTCGAACCGGCCCGACGACCCGATCGTCTTCCCCGGCCTGCCCGGCGCCTCACACATGCACACCTTCGTCGGCAACAGGACGACCAACGCGAGCAGCACGGCGGCGTCACTCCTCGGTGGCGGCACCTCGTGCACCAACCCGCATGACAGATCGGCCTACTGGTTCCCGAGCTTCTACAAGGGCGACCAGCTGATCCAGCCGACCGGCAACCAGGTCATCTACTACAAATCCGGCATCCTTGACTACTGGCAGGTGCAGCCCTTCCCGCAGGGACTGCGCTTCGTCGTCGGCAGCCCGACCGCGACACTGGCGGAGTTCCGCGACTCGCCCGGCGCCGTCGAGGGCTTCGAGTGCGGCGACATCTCCCGCAGCTGGGACATCCCGACATCCTGCGTGGCGGGCAGCCAGGTGAACGTCCGCTACCAGTCACCGAGTTGCTGGGACGGCGTCAACCTCGACAGCGCCAACCACAAGAGTCACATGTCCTACCCCGCCGACGGCTACTGCCCGGCCAGCCACCCGGTGGCGGTGCCGATGCTGGAATTCAAGATCGCCTTCCCGGCGAGCGGTGACCTGTCACAGGCGCGGCTGGCCAGTGGCCGCGGCTACACCTGGCACTACGACTTCTTCAACGCGTGGGACAACCCCGCCATCCTCGACGCGCTGGTGACCCACTGCATCAACGGTGGCCTCCAGTGCAACCCGCGCGGCTACGACCTGTACAAGCCGCACCGCGGCGCCGCCCTCACGGAGGACTTCGAGCTCCCCTGACCGCGCGTGCCCGGCTCCGGTCCCGGGCGCCCGGACCCCGGCGGCCGGGGCCGGGCCGGGCACGTGCCCCTCGACACGGGAAGGTTCCCATGAGACGTGCCGGCCTGATCCTCGCCCTGTTCCTGCTGTTCGGCCCGGCCGTCGGTCTGGTCGCCGGCTGCGTCGCCCGTTCCGAGACGGCCGCGCCGGGCCACCGCCAC from Streptosporangium sp. NBC_01756 includes the following:
- a CDS encoding DUF1996 domain-containing protein, which gives rise to MHSSRSPVRLRLGLVAATLVAMVATGLAIISPVAAADTLLSQGRPATASSTEGGGYGAGAAFDGNNGTRWSSAAADPQWLQVDLGATATINQAVLSWEGAYGKAFKLQVSANGTSWTDVYSTTTGTGGTQTLNVTGTGRYVRLYGTARGTGYGYSLWEFKVYGTGGAGTTPRPKPTFTDEVTHHEFQANCSWTSNRPDDPIVFPGLPGASHMHTFVGNRTTNASSTAASLLGGGTSCTNPHDRSAYWFPSFYKGDQLIQPTGNQVIYYKSGILDYWQVQPFPQGLRFVVGSPTATLAEFRDSPGAVEGFECGDISRSWDIPTSCVAGSQVNVRYQSPSCWDGVNLDSANHKSHMSYPADGYCPASHPVAVPMLEFKIAFPASGDLSQARLASGRGYTWHYDFFNAWDNPAILDALVTHCINGGLQCNPRGYDLYKPHRGAALTEDFELP